A window of Bos taurus isolate L1 Dominette 01449 registration number 42190680 breed Hereford chromosome 8, ARS-UCD2.0, whole genome shotgun sequence contains these coding sequences:
- the LOC619113 gene encoding interferon omega-1, which produces MAFVLSLLMALVLVSYGLGGSLGCDLSPNHVLVGRKNLRLLGQMRRLSPRFCLQDRKDFAFPQEMVKGGQLQEAQAISVLHEMLQQIFNLFHTERSSAAWDTTLLEQLCTGLHQQLDDLDACLGQVTGEEDSALGRTGPTLAMKRYFQGIHVYLQEKEYSDCAWEIVRVEIMRSFSSSTSLQERLRMKDGDPNSP; this is translated from the coding sequence ATGGCCTTCGTGCTCTCTCTATTGATGGCCCTGGTGCTGGTCAGCTATGGCCTGGGAGGATCCCTGGGCTGTGACCTGTCTCCGAACCACGTGCTCGTTGGCAGGAAGAACCTCAGGCTCCTGGGCCAAATGAGGAGACTCTCCCCTCGCTTCTGTCTGCAGGACAGAAAAGACTTCGCTTtcccccaggagatggtgaagggtgGCCAGCTCCAGGAGGCCCAGGCCATCTCTGTGCTCCATGAGATGCTCCAGCAGATCTTCAACCTCTTCCACACAGAGCGCTCCTCTGCTGCCTGGGACACCACCCTCCTGGAGCAGCTTTGCACTGGACTCCATCAGCAGCTGGACGACCTGGACGCCTGCCTGGGGCAGGTGACGGGAGAGGAAGACTCTGCCCTGGGAAGGACGGGCCCCACACTGGCCATGAAGAGGTACTTCCAGGGAATCCATGTCTACCTGCAAGAGAAGGAATACAGCGACTGTGCCTGGGAAATCGTCAGAGTGGAAATCATGAGATCCTTCTCTTCATCAACCAGCTTGCAAGAAAGGTTAAGAATGAAGGATGGAGACCCGAACTCACCTTGA